From Oscillospiraceae bacterium CM, a single genomic window includes:
- the larB gene encoding nickel pincer cofactor biosynthesis protein LarB has translation MAPFEDLGYATVDHHRRLRHGIPEVIYGAGKTPEQIAGIAAAIKKSGSNAVLITRLTPEKAADLAQLLPIDYDNISRLAVHGTSPKPSTRGTVTIVAAGTSDLPVAEEAAKTAEVFGNRVERVFDVGVAGLHRLLGRLEGLMTAKVIIAVAGMEGALATVVGGLVACPVIAVPTSVGYGASFNGLAALLSMLNSCAGNVSVVNIDNGFGAGYLASLINHIGEESA, from the coding sequence ATGGCACCGTTTGAAGACCTTGGCTATGCAACGGTTGATCACCACAGGCGTCTTCGCCACGGTATCCCAGAGGTTATTTACGGTGCGGGCAAAACACCTGAACAAATTGCCGGTATTGCCGCCGCCATCAAAAAGAGCGGCAGCAATGCCGTTTTAATCACAAGACTGACACCGGAAAAAGCCGCAGACCTCGCGCAGCTTCTGCCGATTGACTATGACAACATCTCGCGCCTTGCTGTTCACGGCACGTCGCCGAAACCGTCAACACGCGGCACCGTTACCATCGTCGCCGCCGGGACGAGCGATTTGCCCGTTGCAGAAGAAGCCGCCAAAACGGCCGAGGTTTTTGGCAACCGCGTTGAGCGTGTGTTCGACGTCGGCGTAGCGGGATTACACCGCCTGCTCGGGCGGCTTGAAGGCCTCATGACGGCGAAGGTTATTATTGCCGTTGCCGGGATGGAGGGCGCTTTGGCAACCGTTGTCGGCGGGCTTGTCGCCTGCCCTGTCATCGCCGTTCCGACAAGCGTTGGCTATGGGGCCAGCTTTAACGGTCTTGCCGCGCTTTTATCCATGCTCAACTCCTGCGCCGGTAACGTCAGCGTCGTCAACATCGACAACGGCTTTGGTGCTGGGTATCTTGCCAGCCTCATTAACCATATCGGGGAGGAATCCGCGTGA
- the larE gene encoding ATP-dependent sacrificial sulfur transferase LarE, which yields MKLDAFFAENPRFALAYSGGVDSTYLLSAAKEYGCDVKAYFIKSIFQPQFELDDARRMAYMLSAPMTVETIEILKNPDVAANSPDRCYHCKKAIFSRILELAHRDGYTVVCDGTNASDDAGDRAGMQALIELGVRSPLREYDMTKAEIRSLSRAAGLYTHDKPSYACLATRIPTGTEIKADCIDTVSKAEEALHVLGFSDFRIRFFSGAARIQLPEEQFRTAFDKRRKILDTLYPYFDAVFLDLLPRKTEFQTPDTY from the coding sequence ATGAAACTCGACGCTTTTTTTGCTGAAAATCCGCGGTTTGCGCTCGCCTATTCCGGCGGCGTTGACTCGACGTATCTGCTTTCCGCCGCCAAGGAATATGGCTGCGACGTGAAGGCGTATTTCATCAAGTCTATTTTTCAGCCGCAGTTTGAGCTTGACGACGCGCGGCGCATGGCTTATATGCTGTCCGCCCCCATGACGGTTGAGACGATCGAAATTCTTAAAAATCCGGATGTGGCGGCCAATTCGCCGGACCGCTGCTATCATTGTAAAAAAGCCATTTTTTCACGCATTTTGGAGCTCGCGCACCGTGACGGTTACACCGTCGTCTGCGACGGCACGAACGCCTCCGACGACGCGGGAGACCGCGCCGGGATGCAGGCGCTGATTGAGCTTGGCGTTCGCTCCCCGCTGCGCGAGTATGACATGACGAAAGCGGAGATCCGCAGCCTTTCCCGCGCGGCGGGCTTGTATACGCATGACAAGCCGTCCTATGCCTGCCTGGCAACGCGCATACCGACCGGCACCGAGATCAAAGCCGACTGTATCGACACCGTCTCCAAAGCGGAAGAGGCGCTGCATGTGCTCGGCTTTTCCGATTTCCGTATCCGCTTCTTTTCGGGCGCTGCCCGCATTCAGCTTCCGGAGGAGCAGTTCCGCACAGCCTTTGATAAGCGGCGAAAAATACTTGACACGCTGTATCCGTATTTTGACGCTGTTTTTCTCGACCTGCTGCCCAGAAAAACAGAGTTTCAGACGCCCGACACATATTGA
- a CDS encoding cob(I)yrinic acid a,c-diamide adenosyltransferase encodes MSKGLTHVYYGYGKGKTTAALGLALRASGCGKNVVIVQFLKDANTGELCNLKILPGVTVLRGTAAKKFVRDMTPDELTETKRIQNDHLMKALSLVEAGGVDLLILDEALDAYQLGLLDEALFLELVFNKPSSLELVITGHRPDEKIMAAADYVTEMVKHKHPFDNGIKARRGVEF; translated from the coding sequence ATGTCTAAAGGTCTGACGCATGTTTATTACGGTTACGGCAAAGGAAAGACAACAGCAGCGCTCGGTCTGGCGCTGCGAGCCAGCGGCTGCGGCAAGAATGTTGTCATCGTCCAATTTTTAAAAGACGCTAACACCGGTGAACTCTGCAATCTGAAAATTCTGCCGGGCGTCACCGTCCTGCGCGGGACGGCAGCGAAAAAGTTTGTTCGCGATATGACGCCTGACGAGCTTACTGAAACAAAAAGAATTCAAAACGATCATCTAATGAAGGCGCTGTCGCTCGTCGAGGCGGGCGGCGTTGATCTGCTGATTCTGGACGAAGCGTTGGACGCGTATCAGCTCGGCCTGCTTGATGAAGCGCTTTTCTTGGAGCTTGTTTTCAACAAGCCGTCATCTTTGGAGCTCGTCATCACCGGCCACCGTCCGGACGAAAAAATTATGGCCGCTGCGGACTATGTCACCGAAATGGTCAAGCACAAGCATCCGTTTGACAATGGCATCAAAGCCCGGCGCGGCGTTGAATTCTAA
- a CDS encoding histidine phosphatase family protein, whose translation MDVVFLRHGATKSNQEKRYVGMTDEPLSPEGAVFATSTGILPDVQNVYVSPMRRAVETAHIKFPNAEFIICADLREMDFGDFEGRTADEMAEDADYRRWVDSGCTDRCPNGEQLDEFSNRTCRAFDTIVQEAIEHGASQLVIAAHGGTLMAILSRYAEPPRAYFDWRVPPACGYRAVLDEGSWHDAPHLMRVEYFETLLPNQFKGDQNV comes from the coding sequence ATGGACGTTGTTTTTTTACGGCACGGCGCGACGAAAAGTAATCAGGAAAAGCGCTATGTCGGTATGACGGATGAGCCGCTCAGCCCAGAGGGAGCCGTCTTTGCCACGTCAACCGGCATTCTGCCCGACGTCCAAAACGTTTATGTTAGTCCAATGCGCCGCGCTGTAGAGACGGCACACATAAAATTTCCAAACGCCGAATTCATCATCTGCGCCGACCTTCGAGAAATGGACTTCGGCGATTTTGAAGGCCGCACAGCTGATGAAATGGCCGAAGACGCCGACTACCGCCGTTGGGTAGACAGCGGCTGCACAGACCGCTGCCCGAACGGCGAGCAGCTCGACGAATTTTCAAATCGTACCTGTCGCGCGTTTGACACGATTGTCCAAGAGGCCATTGAGCACGGCGCGTCTCAGCTTGTGATTGCCGCCCACGGCGGAACGCTGATGGCCATATTAAGCCGCTATGCCGAGCCGCCACGCGCGTATTTTGACTGGCGCGTCCCCCCTGCCTGCGGCTATCGGGCTGTGCTTGACGAAGGCAGCTGGCACGATGCGCCGCACCTGATGCGCGTTGAATATTTCGAAACGCTCTTACCAAATCAATTTAAAGGTGATCAAAATGTCTAA
- a CDS encoding bifunctional adenosylcobinamide kinase/adenosylcobinamide-phosphate guanylyltransferase encodes MADAVIDDKPVVYNLQNLVTARQGAYMDLLPVLLEKKVVICNEVGSGIVPVDRAERFAREATGRLCVELASQAEKVVRVCCGIPAVIKG; translated from the coding sequence ATGGCAGACGCCGTCATTGACGACAAACCAGTCGTCTATAATCTGCAGAATCTTGTAACGGCGCGTCAAGGTGCGTATATGGACCTTCTGCCGGTGCTGCTTGAGAAAAAGGTTGTGATCTGCAACGAGGTCGGCAGCGGTATTGTCCCCGTTGACAGGGCAGAGCGCTTTGCCCGCGAGGCGACAGGCCGCCTGTGCGTTGAGCTGGCGTCTCAGGCGGAGAAGGTCGTCCGTGTCTGCTGCGGTATTCCGGCTGTGATTAAAGGCTGA
- a CDS encoding adenosylcobinamide-GDP ribazoletransferase: MSFIRSFLFSFSMFSRLPMPTLKWHDDNMRYMLAMFPFIGAVVGLFVWAWLAVCQALDFGVLLRAVGLALVPVAVTGGIHLDGLCDTMDALASHAPPVRKREILKDPRAGAFAVIGALSYIVFYIGIASELLVTPITPMLLGLIYVLCRCLSGLSVLLLNANADKGLLSSFKDSADKTVSVIILGFIFAGAAVWLLLTAPLTGVVMLLAAFICFIYLIVMSRRQFGGMSGDLAGFFLQLCELAMLASIVIVEKVV, translated from the coding sequence ATGAGTTTTATCCGCTCATTTCTATTTTCATTTTCAATGTTTTCCCGCCTGCCTATGCCGACTCTCAAATGGCATGACGACAACATGCGCTACATGCTTGCGATGTTCCCCTTCATCGGCGCTGTCGTCGGTCTTTTTGTCTGGGCTTGGCTCGCTGTCTGTCAGGCGCTTGATTTTGGTGTTCTGCTCCGGGCCGTCGGGCTCGCGCTCGTCCCAGTCGCCGTCACCGGCGGCATCCATTTGGACGGCCTGTGCGACACGATGGATGCCCTGGCCTCCCACGCGCCGCCCGTGCGTAAACGTGAAATTCTCAAAGACCCCCGTGCCGGGGCTTTTGCCGTCATCGGCGCTTTGTCCTATATCGTTTTCTATATCGGCATCGCGTCTGAACTGCTCGTCACACCGATTACGCCGATGCTCCTCGGGCTGATCTATGTCCTCTGCCGCTGCCTGTCCGGTCTTTCTGTTCTCCTGCTCAATGCAAACGCAGACAAAGGGCTGCTCAGTTCCTTTAAGGATTCGGCCGACAAGACGGTTTCCGTGATTATTCTGGGTTTTATTTTCGCCGGCGCTGCCGTCTGGCTGCTGCTGACGGCGCCCCTCACCGGCGTCGTGATGCTTCTTGCCGCTTTTATCTGCTTCATCTATCTAATTGTTATGTCGCGGCGCCAGTTCGGCGGCATGAGCGGTGATTTGGCCGGTTTTTTCCTCCAGCTTTGTGAGCTGGCTATGCTGGCTTCTATTGTCATTGTCGAAAAGGTGGTTTAA
- a CDS encoding bifunctional adenosylcobinamide kinase/adenosylcobinamide-phosphate guanylyltransferase, with protein sequence MLTLVIGGAASGKSEYAESLAISLPLPRYYVATMMPFDKEDLLRIEKHRTMRAEKGFTTKERYTSLAGLRLPERGTVLLECLGNLTANELFAVGGAGDRTVEAVLAGVLALEQQCENLVIVTNDVFSDGVSYDPETARYIEALAAVNNVIAARCACIYELVCGIPLPLREAAL encoded by the coding sequence ATGCTTACACTCGTCATCGGCGGCGCTGCCAGCGGCAAAAGCGAATACGCCGAATCCCTGGCCATATCCCTGCCATTGCCGCGTTATTATGTCGCAACGATGATGCCCTTTGATAAAGAAGACCTCCTGCGTATTGAAAAGCACCGGACAATGCGTGCTGAAAAAGGCTTCACAACGAAGGAGCGCTACACGAGCCTTGCCGGTCTGCGCCTACCAGAGCGCGGCACTGTTTTGCTGGAATGCCTGGGCAACCTCACCGCCAACGAGCTTTTTGCCGTCGGCGGCGCCGGTGATAGGACGGTTGAAGCTGTTTTGGCGGGCGTTCTGGCGCTTGAACAGCAGTGCGAAAACCTCGTCATCGTCACAAACGACGTTTTTTCCGACGGCGTTTCCTACGACCCCGAAACAGCGCGCTATATCGAGGCGCTGGCAGCCGTCAACAACGTTATCGCCGCGCGATGCGCGTGTATTTATGAGCTCGTCTGCGGGATTCCGCTGCCGCTTCGGGAGGCCGCCCTATGA
- the cobT gene encoding nicotinate-nucleotide--dimethylbenzimidazole phosphoribosyltransferase, with translation MDILSLNQDITGASREAMAQAQQRWDGIAKPLGSLGLLEKVIVRLAGITGSADVFINKRAVLVLCADNGVVCEGVSQSGSEITRLVAENLTKKQTSVCRMAEAAHADVIAVDMGMAERFASPLLLDRRIADGTRNIAAGPAMTRDEALSAIEAGIDLVRLCREQGYQIIATGEMGIGNTTTSSAVASVLLQKPSAAVTGRGAGLSDEALARKKAVIEKAVAVNNPDPFDALDVLSKLGGFDIAGMTGIFLGGALYKMPIIVDGIISAVSALLAHRLCPKAVDAMVASHVSDEPAGKMLLEALSLQPIIHGEMRLGEGTGAVALLPLLDLALAVYHGSSSFSDIGMDAYTPQGGL, from the coding sequence ATGGATATTTTAAGCCTCAATCAAGATATAACAGGTGCCAGCCGTGAAGCAATGGCGCAGGCGCAACAGCGCTGGGACGGGATCGCCAAGCCGCTTGGCAGCCTTGGCCTGCTTGAAAAGGTTATTGTTCGCCTGGCTGGAATTACGGGCAGTGCCGATGTTTTTATCAACAAGCGCGCCGTCCTCGTCCTCTGTGCCGACAACGGTGTTGTATGCGAGGGTGTGTCGCAGTCCGGCAGCGAGATTACGCGGCTAGTCGCAGAGAACCTGACGAAAAAGCAGACATCCGTTTGCCGCATGGCTGAGGCCGCGCACGCGGACGTCATTGCCGTTGATATGGGCATGGCCGAGCGCTTTGCAAGCCCCCTGCTGCTCGACCGCCGCATTGCCGACGGGACGCGCAATATTGCCGCAGGCCCCGCCATGACGCGCGATGAGGCGCTATCCGCCATAGAGGCCGGTATTGACCTTGTCCGCCTGTGCCGTGAGCAGGGCTATCAGATCATCGCCACCGGCGAAATGGGGATCGGTAATACGACGACATCAAGCGCCGTCGCGTCGGTGCTGCTGCAAAAGCCGTCTGCTGCCGTCACCGGGCGCGGTGCCGGCCTCTCCGACGAGGCACTGGCGCGGAAAAAGGCCGTCATTGAGAAGGCTGTTGCCGTCAATAATCCAGACCCATTTGACGCGCTGGACGTCCTCTCAAAGCTCGGCGGGTTCGATATAGCCGGGATGACCGGCATTTTCCTCGGCGGGGCTTTATACAAGATGCCTATTATTGTAGACGGCATCATCAGCGCTGTTAGTGCGCTGTTGGCCCATCGCCTGTGCCCGAAAGCGGTTGACGCGATGGTGGCCAGCCACGTCTCCGACGAGCCAGCAGGTAAAATGCTCTTAGAGGCCCTGTCTCTTCAGCCGATTATTCACGGCGAAATGCGCCTCGGCGAGGGGACGGGCGCCGTGGCCCTTTTGCCTCTTCTTGACCTCGCGCTGGCCGTTTATCACGGCTCGTCATCTTTTTCCGACATCGGCATGGATGCTTACACGCCACAGGGAGGGTTATAA
- a CDS encoding sugar phosphate isomerase/epimerase: MALHTGDLQGRLYLSTLADDAPITARENGFGLEIAEFCTASNMDADFALWDGVVREKISGVDRRVLHAPFNELCPSAIDPLVLDVAKRRYEQAVKLARCYGINRIVVHSGYIPLVYFKEYFVERSVTFWRDFLKDKPSDLCLVLENVLEDSPQQLMDIVRSVDDKRLRLCIDVGHANIMRRDMTLEAWTRAVLPYLGHAHLHNNAGTWDDHAGLDDGVIDMETIIRIIAEGQKDATLTLETREAASSVAWLREKGFLQ; this comes from the coding sequence GTGGCTTTACACACCGGCGACCTTCAAGGCCGCCTTTATCTGTCGACGCTGGCTGACGACGCGCCGATAACGGCGCGCGAAAACGGGTTCGGTCTAGAGATTGCTGAATTCTGCACGGCGTCGAATATGGACGCTGATTTTGCGCTGTGGGACGGTGTTGTCCGCGAGAAAATCAGCGGCGTCGACCGCCGCGTTTTGCATGCGCCGTTTAACGAGCTGTGCCCGTCTGCCATCGACCCGCTTGTGCTTGACGTCGCCAAAAGACGCTACGAGCAGGCGGTCAAGCTGGCACGCTGCTACGGCATCAATCGGATTGTCGTCCACTCCGGATACATACCGCTTGTGTATTTTAAAGAGTATTTCGTTGAGCGCTCCGTCACGTTTTGGCGCGACTTTTTAAAAGATAAGCCGAGCGATTTATGTCTTGTCCTTGAAAATGTTCTGGAGGATTCTCCCCAGCAGCTTATGGACATCGTGCGCTCGGTTGACGACAAGCGGCTTCGCCTGTGCATTGACGTCGGTCACGCCAATATCATGCGCCGGGACATGACGCTTGAAGCGTGGACGCGAGCCGTGCTGCCATACCTCGGCCACGCGCACCTGCACAACAACGCAGGCACCTGGGACGACCATGCCGGTCTGGACGATGGCGTCATCGACATGGAGACCATCATACGCATCATCGCCGAAGGTCAGAAAGACGCGACGCTGACGCTTGAAACGCGCGAGGCCGCGTCATCTGTCGCATGGCTGCGCGAGAAAGGGTTTTTACAGTGA
- a CDS encoding amidohydrolase family protein, with product MKFECHGHIIADGVSYADAMRRHKNGVDEAYVRENLKTVVGSGIGFYRDGGDKYMVSAFAKQIAPEYGLDYRTPIYITHMKGYYGGMYGVAFETMAEFKELVLRAKALSADFIKITVTGMLDFNDRGAIMGPILPTSVLREAVNIAKGEGFAVMAHCNGAENMKNAMEAGVSSIEHGFWPDRSVIDWFLQTKAVWVPTAVTAYNLIGDGRYDGVVMKNVHEAQKAVLTEAYQKGVLIASGSDCGAYRVLQGSGTLDEYALLAEMGIDPARGNAAIAERFQRS from the coding sequence GTGAAATTCGAGTGCCACGGTCACATCATAGCAGACGGGGTCAGCTACGCCGACGCGATGCGCCGCCATAAAAACGGCGTTGACGAGGCGTACGTCCGAGAAAATTTAAAGACGGTTGTCGGCAGCGGCATTGGTTTTTACCGCGACGGGGGAGACAAGTACATGGTTTCCGCGTTTGCCAAGCAGATTGCGCCGGAATATGGCCTTGATTACCGCACGCCGATTTATATCACACACATGAAGGGGTATTACGGCGGGATGTACGGCGTCGCCTTCGAGACGATGGCGGAATTCAAAGAGCTTGTCCTGCGGGCGAAGGCGCTGTCGGCCGACTTTATCAAAATCACCGTCACCGGTATGCTGGATTTTAACGACCGCGGTGCGATTATGGGCCCTATCTTACCGACATCGGTGCTGCGTGAGGCCGTCAACATCGCCAAGGGCGAGGGTTTTGCTGTCATGGCCCACTGCAACGGCGCCGAAAACATGAAAAACGCCATGGAGGCGGGCGTTTCCAGTATTGAACACGGCTTCTGGCCGGACAGGTCGGTTATCGACTGGTTTTTGCAAACAAAAGCCGTCTGGGTACCAACGGCCGTTACGGCTTATAACCTCATCGGTGACGGTCGGTATGACGGTGTCGTGATGAAAAATGTGCATGAGGCGCAGAAAGCGGTATTAACTGAGGCTTATCAAAAAGGCGTCTTGATTGCCTCCGGCAGCGACTGCGGGGCGTACCGCGTCTTGCAGGGGTCGGGCACACTCGATGAATACGCTCTTCTGGCAGAGATGGGCATTGACCCCGCGCGCGGGAATGCGGCGATTGCCGAGCGCTTTCAAAGAAGCTAG
- a CDS encoding cache domain-containing protein: MLKKFHLDKLSIQMLIFISVLIFASVALTAVLSIRSMYDVVGSIKQSEVQSSLSLLSHEISDMADSSKKTSVVIASDGQLVSAVLYGDAAAVTQRASAFSSALQNACVTVTDRYGAVLVRLQGADASGDSLADQADIKAALVGEPFSGVLSDKTLGLSVVSAAPVTDNSGAVIGTVSVAFPLTDTTFLDQLKTVSNNDYTIFSGDVRINTTIMQNGKRVIGTKLSAAVTDVVITNKRSYIGKAAILGENYVTAYQPIFAADGSTVLGVLFSGAKVTDIEQSYASNLRSIILGALALVIVFDVIAFFLVDRKIKRPLCTVVQAAQAIETGSIDPAVTVSLASVRSQNEIGSLARSMEKAVGSIERIARDTASLEAVVDTNNLCIRVDATAHQGIYKKIMEIVSKLVMQLHGTVSNISAIAEQVSAGAQHLSDGSQALSRGATEQSGAIDELFESVTNVADKAYRNAENGGRATEYMNEAASSVSESNSFMKQLLQAMGAINTSSEKISSIIKIIDDISFQTNILALNAAVEAARAGAAGKGFSVVADEVRMLASRSADAAKQTDELISNTINTIRQGTKLANATADTLNTVEEKATLAQEMNADITAASNEQASAILEIKQRLNAISSVVQNNTATAEESASISEELYAQSASLYNEIKKYKI; the protein is encoded by the coding sequence ATGTTAAAAAAATTTCACCTCGATAAGCTCAGCATTCAAATGCTCATTTTTATATCCGTTTTAATTTTTGCTTCCGTTGCTTTGACGGCCGTCTTGTCAATCCGTTCGATGTATGATGTTGTCGGTTCCATCAAACAGTCGGAAGTTCAGTCTTCATTATCTCTTTTGAGTCATGAAATAAGCGATATGGCTGACAGCAGTAAAAAAACTTCCGTCGTCATCGCTTCGGACGGTCAGCTCGTCAGCGCTGTGTTATACGGTGACGCCGCAGCCGTCACGCAGAGGGCTTCCGCCTTTTCCAGCGCGCTCCAAAACGCCTGTGTGACCGTCACAGATCGATACGGCGCTGTTCTCGTCCGCTTACAGGGTGCCGACGCATCGGGCGATTCGCTTGCCGACCAGGCCGATATCAAAGCGGCGCTCGTCGGCGAACCTTTTTCCGGTGTCCTCTCCGACAAAACCCTTGGCTTGTCTGTCGTTTCCGCCGCGCCCGTTACCGACAACAGCGGCGCTGTTATTGGCACGGTCTCCGTGGCGTTTCCGCTGACGGACACGACGTTTCTGGATCAATTAAAAACGGTCTCCAATAACGACTATACGATTTTTTCCGGTGACGTCCGTATTAATACGACAATCATGCAAAACGGTAAGCGCGTCATCGGCACGAAACTCAGCGCCGCTGTCACAGACGTCGTAATTACGAACAAGCGATCCTATATTGGCAAAGCAGCGATCCTCGGTGAAAACTATGTGACGGCATATCAGCCGATTTTCGCCGCCGACGGGTCAACAGTTCTGGGCGTTCTCTTTTCTGGCGCGAAGGTTACGGACATTGAGCAGTCGTACGCGTCCAACCTGCGCAGCATCATCCTTGGCGCCCTGGCGCTTGTGATCGTTTTTGACGTAATTGCCTTTTTCCTCGTCGACAGAAAGATCAAACGGCCGCTCTGCACAGTCGTGCAGGCTGCGCAAGCCATTGAGACCGGCAGTATTGACCCGGCCGTCACAGTAAGCCTTGCCTCTGTCCGCAGTCAGAATGAAATTGGATCCCTCGCGCGTTCCATGGAGAAAGCCGTCGGATCGATTGAACGCATCGCCCGCGATACCGCCTCTTTGGAAGCCGTTGTCGATACGAATAACCTCTGCATTCGTGTTGACGCCACAGCGCATCAGGGTATCTACAAAAAGATTATGGAGATTGTCTCCAAGCTCGTCATGCAGCTGCACGGCACCGTTTCCAATATCAGCGCCATTGCCGAACAAGTCTCTGCTGGGGCGCAGCACCTCTCCGACGGGTCACAAGCGCTCTCCCGCGGGGCAACAGAGCAGTCCGGCGCGATTGACGAGCTATTCGAATCCGTCACGAATGTTGCCGACAAGGCGTACAGAAACGCCGAAAACGGTGGCCGAGCAACCGAATACATGAATGAAGCCGCTTCGAGCGTTTCGGAGAGCAACAGCTTTATGAAACAGCTGCTGCAGGCGATGGGCGCCATAAATACATCATCGGAAAAAATCTCGAGCATTATTAAAATCATTGATGATATATCCTTCCAAACAAATATCCTCGCTCTAAACGCCGCCGTAGAAGCGGCGCGTGCCGGTGCCGCCGGGAAAGGCTTCTCCGTCGTTGCCGATGAGGTGCGTATGCTGGCGTCCCGCAGTGCCGACGCCGCCAAGCAAACGGATGAATTAATATCAAATACGATTAACACCATCCGCCAAGGGACAAAGCTTGCCAATGCAACGGCAGACACCTTAAATACTGTTGAAGAGAAAGCGACACTCGCGCAAGAGATGAATGCCGACATAACAGCAGCCTCCAACGAGCAGGCGTCGGCTATTCTTGAAATAAAGCAGCGGTTAAACGCCATCTCTTCCGTTGTCCAGAACAATACGGCGACAGCAGAAGAAAGCGCTTCAATCAGCGAGGAACTGTACGCCCAGTCGGCAAGCCTCTATAACGAAATCAAAAAATATAAAATCTAG